From Pyxicephalus adspersus chromosome 7, UCB_Pads_2.0, whole genome shotgun sequence, a single genomic window includes:
- the LOC140334571 gene encoding carboxypeptidase O-like yields MKLWIVCLLGTFIYGGSCLKVQYNGDQVLRIIPQTAKHTEYLQELTNNWLLDLWKPNIPEGIHAGREVHVRIPSTRVNEMKDTLLQNNIPYSVLIEDVQKMIDTNIVNNKKMKAVSLETYDYTQYHPMNEIYDWMEQIGEKNNDLVTKLYLGSTYEHRPIYYFKIGWPSEKKKKIMFMDCGFHAREWISVAFCQWFIKELVSTHNTNAILGKVLKEFDFYIVPVFNIDGYIYTWTTQRLWRKNRAPFENGTCYGVDLNRNFDAQWCTIGASRNCSSNTFCGPSAESEPETKALAGLIGRIKSDILFYLTMHSYGKMILLPYGYKDDVSKDHELMMSVATKANAKMKEKHNNEYAVGPSASVIGYYDSGSSGDWATDIGIKFSYTFELRDNGTYGFQLPADQIKPTCEETTTAIMSMVEYVHDNYLENSAVAVTAVWLNMFITILCLYYTVIH; encoded by the exons ATGAAGCTCTGGATAGTCTGCCTACTGGGAACTTTTATTTATGGGGGGTCATGCCTAAAGGTGCAATATAATGG agatCAAGTACTCCGAATCATCCCACAGACAGCAAAGCATACTGAGTATTTGCAAGAATTAACCAATAACTGGCTG CTGGATTTGTGGAAGCCAAACATTCCTGAAGGAATACATGCCGGAAGGGAGGTCCATGTCCGAATTCCATCTACTCGTGTTAATGAAATGAAGGATACACTTCTCCAAAATAACATTCCCTATAG tgtATTAATTGAAGATGTACAAAAGATGATAGACACTAACAtagtcaataataaaaaaatgaaggccgTGTCTTTGGAAACGTATGACTATACACAATATCATCCCATGAATGAG atctATGACTGGATGGAACAGATTGGAGAGAAGAACAATGACCTGGTGACTAAATTATATTTGGGATCAACATATGAACATCGACCAATATACTATTTTAAG ATTGGATGGCCatcagaaaagaagaagaagatcaTGTTTATGGATTGCGGATTTCATGCTAGAGAGTGGATCTCTGTAGCTTTCTGTCAGTGGTTCATTAAAGAG CTTGTTTCAACTCACAACACAAATGCTATTCTTGGCAAGGTCCTAAAAGaatttgatttttacattgtACCAGTATTCAACATTGATGGATATATTTACACATGGACAACG CAACGTCTTTGGAGAAAAAATCGTGCACCATTCGAAAATGGAACCTGCTATGGAGTGGACTTGAACCGCAATTTTGATGCCCAATGGTGCA ctATTGGTGCTTCAAGAAACTGTAGCAGCAATACCTTTTGTGGGCCGTCTGCAGAATCAGAACCTGAAACAAAAGCATTGGCAGGTCTTATAGGACGCATCAAATCAGATATTTTGTTCTATCTTACAATGCATTCCTATGGGAAAATGATCCTACTCCCATATGGTTACAAAGATGATGTTTCAAAAGACCATGAATTAATG ATGAGTGTTGCAACAAAAGCTAATGCAAAGATGAAGGAAAAACACAATAACGAATATGCAGTTGGACCTTCAGCTTCTGTAATTG GTTATTATGATTCTGGTTCATCTGGTGATTGGGCAACTGACATTGGAATAAAATTTTCTTATACCTTTGAATTGAGAGACAATGGTACCTATGGATTTCAGCTTCCAGCAGATCAAATCAAGCCAACTTGTGAAGAAACCACAACTGCAATAATGTCCATGGTGGAATATGTCCATGACAACTACCTTGAAAACAGTGCTGTGGCTGTGACTGCTGTTTGGCTGAATATGTTTATTACAATATTGTGCTTATACTATACAGTAATTCATTAA